A region of Deinococcus rubellus DNA encodes the following proteins:
- a CDS encoding FAD-dependent oxidoreductase, whose amino-acid sequence MFKPSSTPRSQPQPGHRYDVAVVGAGLAGTELSWRLANAGRDVLLVSQALDHLGNLYQPDVAAAVFPAGSLFGQVQQAMDPDTDGWIFHRRLKAEIEGTSGIHLLQSCVTELNEVPGEMQLSTWEGPGLRAGAVVLAVGAFLKGRLLIGETMEEAGRLSEVAYDFLADDLAAHGIYLTYASGEAQGKGDAPGYEVRFQILAPGELDGFRVRRIDNAYALGRCTPGDHSYASVLEDAARLAAELLRGGP is encoded by the coding sequence ATGTTCAAGCCTTCTTCAACTCCCCGCAGCCAGCCGCAGCCGGGCCACCGCTACGACGTGGCCGTTGTCGGCGCGGGCCTGGCAGGCACCGAACTGAGCTGGCGACTGGCAAACGCGGGCCGCGACGTGCTGCTGGTCTCGCAGGCGCTCGACCACCTCGGCAATCTGTATCAGCCGGACGTGGCCGCCGCCGTCTTTCCGGCGGGCAGTTTGTTTGGCCAGGTGCAGCAGGCGATGGATCCCGACACCGACGGCTGGATCTTTCACCGTCGCCTCAAGGCCGAGATCGAGGGCACGTCCGGCATTCACCTGCTGCAGTCCTGCGTCACCGAACTCAACGAGGTGCCGGGCGAGATGCAGCTCTCCACCTGGGAGGGGCCGGGGCTGCGGGCCGGGGCGGTGGTGCTGGCCGTGGGCGCGTTTCTCAAGGGCCGCTTGCTGATCGGTGAGACGATGGAGGAAGCCGGGCGGCTCAGCGAGGTGGCCTACGACTTTCTGGCCGACGATCTGGCCGCCCACGGCATTTACCTGACCTACGCTTCCGGCGAGGCCCAGGGGAAGGGAGACGCGCCCGGCTACGAGGTGAGGTTCCAGATTCTCGCGCCGGGTGAGCTGGACGGCTTCCGGGTGCGGCGCATCGACAACGCGTATGCGCTGGGCCGCTGCACGCCGGGCGACCACAGCTACGCCTCGGTGCTGGAAGATGCGGCGCGGCTGGCCGCCGAGCTGCTGCGGGGTGGGCCGTGA
- a CDS encoding peptidoglycan-binding domain-containing protein: MTRPSFLLTALLFVTGWLPGVLASNLPPASANTSAASDSPLSGVPTPADIDAAATKVAETLDGVLRNCPAAYAAIGTPGKRCVGAAGDVETVRSQLGAALSADLYGVWRSRDDQRTVFNWIKMPSGTVYLRIASDEAASGRSLVYLDAPTVPAAAITTQTTAQTTTQTTTQTTTPAPAAASPSQSIPARSASPTAPPAAKTPTFQAASPSADGTALSRSVPAPSTASGPAFSRTLQLAAPRLNGPDVRAAQNRLIALTLGGQGGQGDGWYGPNTAKTVRDFQIANKLKATGIIDRATWSALFSPDARKFRAAGK, translated from the coding sequence GTGACGCGCCCCAGCTTCCTCCTCACCGCCCTGCTGTTCGTGACTGGCTGGCTGCCTGGCGTGCTCGCCTCCAACCTGCCACCCGCCTCAGCCAATACCAGCGCCGCCAGCGATTCGCCGCTCTCCGGTGTGCCGACGCCCGCCGACATTGACGCTGCTGCCACGAAGGTGGCTGAAACCCTCGACGGCGTGCTGCGAAACTGCCCCGCCGCCTACGCCGCCATCGGCACGCCGGGCAAGCGCTGCGTAGGCGCGGCGGGCGATGTGGAGACGGTACGCTCCCAGCTCGGTGCGGCCCTGAGTGCAGACCTCTACGGCGTCTGGCGCAGCCGCGACGACCAGCGCACAGTCTTTAACTGGATCAAGATGCCAAGCGGCACGGTCTACCTGCGAATTGCCAGCGACGAGGCGGCCAGCGGGCGCAGTCTGGTCTACCTCGATGCGCCCACCGTGCCCGCTGCCGCCATAACCACCCAAACGACGGCCCAGACAACAACCCAAACGACAACACAGACGACGACCCCAGCCCCGGCAGCAGCCAGTCCCAGTCAGTCCATACCCGCCAGATCTGCCAGCCCCACTGCGCCGCCAGCGGCCAAAACGCCCACCTTTCAAGCCGCCTCGCCCAGCGCCGACGGCACTGCTCTTAGCAGGAGCGTACCTGCGCCCTCCACTGCCAGTGGCCCGGCTTTCAGCCGCACGCTGCAACTGGCGGCCCCGCGCCTGAACGGCCCCGACGTGCGGGCTGCCCAGAACCGCTTGATCGCCCTGACGCTCGGCGGCCAGGGCGGCCAGGGCGACGGCTGGTACGGCCCCAACACTGCCAAGACAGTGCGCGATTTTCAGATCGCCAACAAACTCAAGGCGACGGGCATCATTGACCGCGCCACCTGGAGCGCCCTCTTCTCGCCGGACGCCAGGAAGTTCAGGGCAGCAGGGAAGTAA
- a CDS encoding acyl-CoA thioesterase: MPTRPPPSRADYRVFTAVQTRWADNDVYGHVNNATYYNYFDTAVNAHLIGAGVLDIQTGTTIGLVVETGCTYFQAAAFPDLLNVGLRVAHLGRSSVRYELAVFREGEETASAAAHFVHVYVDRQTRRPVEVAGALRAVLESWQ; the protein is encoded by the coding sequence ATGCCAACTCGCCCACCGCCCAGCCGCGCTGATTACCGGGTGTTCACAGCGGTCCAGACCCGTTGGGCCGACAACGACGTGTACGGTCATGTCAACAACGCCACCTATTACAACTATTTCGACACGGCGGTCAACGCCCACCTGATCGGGGCCGGGGTGCTGGATATCCAGACGGGGACCACCATCGGGCTGGTCGTGGAGACCGGCTGCACCTACTTTCAGGCGGCGGCTTTTCCGGACCTGCTCAACGTGGGCCTGCGGGTGGCCCATCTGGGCCGCAGCAGCGTGCGATACGAACTGGCGGTATTCCGCGAGGGTGAGGAGACGGCCTCGGCAGCGGCCCATTTCGTGCATGTCTACGTAGACCGGCAGACGCGCCGCCCGGTGGAGGTGGCCGGGGCCCTGCGGGCAGTGCTGGAAAGCTGGCAGTAA
- a CDS encoding sulfurtransferase — translation MPSPLISPLVNATELLQRLGDPALRVLDTRYALADPLSGRLAYLGGHVPGAVFADLETDLSGEAQPNGAGGRHPLPDPETLARWLGEQGIGNGHTVVVYDDPSTGQGFYAAHAWWLLRWLGHERVQVLDGGWPAYLAAGGEATTNEAVASPATFTPQVQEGWLTSADEVAALPETVSLIDSRAAGRYRGETEPIDRKAGHIPGAGNLDWVGSLNPDGTFRAAAEQAGRFPAGDVVLYCGSGVSASANLLALALAGREPGPGTRLYAGSWSDWVSDDTRPVATGES, via the coding sequence ATGCCCTCGCCGCTCATCAGCCCACTCGTCAACGCGACCGAACTGCTCCAGCGCCTCGGTGATCCGGCCCTGCGCGTTCTCGACACCCGTTACGCCCTGGCCGACCCACTCTCCGGGCGGCTGGCTTACCTGGGCGGGCATGTGCCGGGAGCCGTCTTCGCCGATCTGGAAACCGACCTCAGCGGAGAGGCGCAGCCCAACGGAGCAGGGGGCCGTCACCCCTTGCCCGACCCTGAGACGCTGGCCCGCTGGCTGGGCGAGCAGGGCATCGGAAATGGACACACAGTGGTGGTGTACGACGACCCCAGCACCGGCCAGGGCTTTTACGCCGCGCACGCCTGGTGGCTGCTCAGATGGCTGGGGCACGAACGGGTGCAGGTGCTCGACGGCGGCTGGCCCGCGTATCTGGCAGCGGGGGGCGAGGCCACTACCAACGAAGCCGTGGCCTCGCCCGCCACTTTCACGCCCCAGGTGCAGGAAGGCTGGCTGACGAGTGCCGACGAGGTGGCCGCCCTGCCCGAGACGGTTTCCCTGATCGACTCGCGCGCAGCTGGCCGCTACCGGGGCGAGACGGAACCCATCGACAGAAAAGCTGGCCACATTCCCGGCGCAGGCAACCTCGACTGGGTGGGCAGCCTGAATCCGGACGGCACCTTCAGGGCAGCAGCTGAGCAGGCCGGGCGCTTTCCGGCAGGCGACGTGGTGCTCTACTGCGGCAGCGGCGTCTCGGCCTCGGCCAATCTGTTGGCGCTGGCACTGGCCGGGCGAGAACCGGGGCCGGGTACGCGCCTCTACGCCGGGTCGTGGAGCGACTGGGTCAGCGACGATACGCGGCCTGTGGCAACAGGTGAGAGCTGA
- a CDS encoding SDR family oxidoreductase, producing MKIAVIGAAGGVGRHVVSQLSQAGHEVRALVRTQEQADMLTLHGANPVMGDLTGEWTQVLDGADAVVWAAGAGTSGNYQAIDGDALKNVADTLAQQGPKRFVVVSSMGVDRPEQMPPFLIQVLKVKAVSDAHVQKSGLDFTIVRPGGLSNQPGSGQITLGRQVQGGQIPREDVARVVVAALNEPRSIGQTFEIIGGQTSVGEAVASLPVSS from the coding sequence ATGAAGATTGCAGTGATCGGAGCGGCGGGCGGCGTGGGGCGGCATGTGGTGAGTCAACTGAGTCAGGCGGGCCACGAGGTCCGGGCGCTGGTGCGAACCCAGGAACAGGCCGACATGCTCACCCTGCACGGTGCGAACCCGGTGATGGGCGACCTGACGGGCGAGTGGACGCAGGTCCTGGACGGTGCGGACGCGGTGGTGTGGGCGGCGGGCGCGGGCACCAGCGGCAACTACCAGGCGATTGACGGCGACGCCCTGAAGAACGTGGCCGACACCCTGGCCCAGCAGGGACCGAAGCGCTTTGTGGTGGTGTCGAGCATGGGCGTGGACCGCCCCGAGCAGATGCCGCCGTTTCTGATTCAGGTACTCAAGGTCAAGGCCGTCTCAGACGCCCACGTGCAAAAAAGCGGGCTGGACTTCACCATCGTGCGCCCCGGCGGGCTGAGTAACCAGCCGGGCAGCGGGCAGATCACCCTCGGCCGTCAGGTTCAGGGCGGCCAGATTCCCCGTGAGGACGTGGCCCGCGTGGTCGTGGCCGCTCTAAACGAGCCGCGCAGCATCGGTCAGACCTTCGAGATCATTGGCGGTCAGACCTCGGTGGGCGAGGCGGTGGCGTCGCTCCCAGTCTCCTCCTAA
- a CDS encoding LrgB family protein, translating into MSWLALTITAFVLGLWAQTRYRNSLINPTLIATLIVALALLLSRTPYAEYRAQARPLSLLLSPAVVALAVPLYRQRALLARQGPALILGSLAGTLTAVGLDILLPRLLHLSTEAQRALITAPATSAVAVGLAEYTRAPPTLAATLAVLSGLMGAVVLPPFLTLLGVRRPLARGIALGSVAHGIGTARAREESEQVGVASSIGMGLAALLVSLLVALLS; encoded by the coding sequence GTGAGCTGGCTGGCCCTGACCATTACAGCGTTCGTGCTGGGCCTGTGGGCGCAGACCCGTTACCGCAATTCGCTGATCAACCCCACCCTGATCGCCACCCTGATCGTCGCCCTGGCGCTGCTGCTCAGCCGCACGCCCTACGCCGAGTACAGGGCGCAGGCCCGGCCCCTCTCGCTGCTACTGTCTCCAGCAGTGGTCGCGCTGGCCGTGCCGCTCTACCGCCAGCGGGCGCTGCTGGCCCGCCAGGGACCGGCACTGATTCTCGGTAGCCTGGCCGGAACGCTGACAGCAGTGGGGCTGGACATTCTGCTGCCGCGCCTGCTGCACCTGAGCACCGAGGCGCAGCGGGCGCTGATCACCGCGCCCGCGACCAGTGCGGTGGCGGTGGGGCTGGCCGAGTACACCAGAGCGCCGCCCACCCTGGCCGCCACCCTGGCGGTGCTCTCGGGCCTGATGGGCGCGGTGGTGCTGCCACCCTTCCTGACGTTGCTCGGGGTGCGCCGTCCGCTGGCACGCGGCATCGCCCTGGGCAGCGTGGCGCACGGCATCGGCACCGCCCGTGCCCGCGAGGAGAGCGAGCAGGTGGGCGTGGCCAGCAGCATCGGCATGGGCCTGGCGGCGCTGCTGGTCAGCTTGCTGGTGGCGCTGCTGAGCTGA
- a CDS encoding CidA/LrgA family protein — translation MSGPQSPVPLSQAPALPPLAAWLLGLGLLLGFSALGEGLARLLRLPVPGSVLGLLLLWLALGLGVVRLSWLERAADHLLGVLGLLFVPATVGFTNYLSAGAAWGLWLLVMLAGLLAGAGVTGLIASRWLRPEHPA, via the coding sequence TTGAGCGGCCCGCAGTCGCCGGTACCGCTCAGCCAGGCTCCCGCCCTCCCACCGCTGGCCGCCTGGCTGCTGGGACTGGGCCTGCTGCTGGGTTTTTCGGCGCTGGGCGAGGGCCTGGCCCGGCTCCTCAGGTTGCCGGTGCCCGGCTCGGTGCTGGGGCTGCTGCTGCTGTGGCTCGCGCTGGGGCTGGGGGTGGTGCGGCTGAGCTGGCTGGAGCGGGCGGCAGATCACCTGCTGGGGGTGCTGGGGCTGCTGTTTGTTCCGGCGACGGTGGGCTTTACCAATTACCTTAGCGCCGGAGCGGCCTGGGGGCTGTGGCTGCTGGTGATGCTGGCCGGGCTGCTGGCCGGGGCGGGCGTCACCGGGCTGATCGCCTCGCGCTGGCTCCGGCCGGAGCACCCGGCGTGA
- a CDS encoding 5'-methylthioadenosine/adenosylhomocysteine nucleosidase, translated as MIGIIGAMQEEVALLISDLEDHRQQISPGVTLHSGVLDGHPVLITEGGIGKVNAAMTTAALIAAGASQVIFTGVAGGVHPELRVGDIVVSTDCLQHDVDVTALGYELGVVPGESLSWAADAALRDLALEAARELEGIRAVEGRIASGDQFVASREKVQWLWQTFGAACAEMEGAAVAQVCAKHGVPFVVIRSVSDTADHDAQVDYREFMPLVARHAKQVVRGMLARLSVQSSA; from the coding sequence ATGATCGGAATCATTGGCGCGATGCAGGAAGAGGTGGCGCTGCTCATCAGCGACCTGGAAGACCACCGGCAGCAGATTTCGCCGGGCGTGACGCTGCACAGCGGCGTGCTGGACGGCCATCCGGTGCTGATCACCGAGGGCGGCATCGGCAAGGTCAACGCGGCCATGACGACGGCGGCACTCATCGCGGCGGGGGCCAGCCAGGTCATCTTCACCGGCGTGGCGGGCGGCGTGCACCCCGAGTTGCGGGTGGGCGACATCGTGGTGAGTACCGATTGCCTCCAGCACGACGTGGACGTGACGGCGCTGGGCTACGAGCTGGGCGTGGTGCCGGGCGAGTCGCTGAGCTGGGCCGCGGACGCCGCCCTGCGCGACCTGGCACTGGAAGCCGCCCGCGAACTGGAGGGCATCCGGGCGGTGGAGGGGCGCATTGCCAGCGGCGATCAGTTCGTGGCCTCGCGCGAAAAGGTGCAGTGGCTGTGGCAGACCTTCGGGGCCGCCTGCGCCGAGATGGAGGGTGCGGCGGTGGCCCAGGTCTGCGCCAAGCACGGCGTGCCATTCGTGGTGATCCGCTCGGTGAGCGACACTGCCGACCACGACGCCCAGGTGGATTACCGCGAGTTCATGCCGCTGGTGGCCCGTCACGCCAAGCAGGTGGTACGCGGCATGCTTGCGCGCCTGAGCGTTCAGTCGAGCGCTTGA
- the hspR gene encoding heat shock protein transcriptional repressor HspR, fused homodimer type gives MASDTKQRPVYVISIAAELVDMHPQTLRLYERKGLIRPGRSSGKTRLYSERDIEHLREIRRLTQELGVNLAGVEEVMRLQHELDDMQDEFEQEIERIENEIRAQVAQPLPAPGQVLSAQDRPVYVISIAAELVDMHPQTLRLYERKGLIRPGRSSGKTRLYSERDIEHLREIRRLTQELGVNLAGVEEIMRLRFELDANRGRLEHRIADIQQDITERMTRWRELPAPSGPEDASD, from the coding sequence ATGGCCTCCGACACCAAGCAGCGTCCCGTGTATGTGATCAGCATTGCCGCCGAACTGGTGGACATGCACCCGCAGACGTTGCGGCTCTACGAGCGCAAGGGACTGATTCGTCCGGGGCGCAGCAGCGGCAAGACCCGGCTGTACTCCGAGCGCGATATCGAGCACCTGCGCGAGATCCGCCGCCTAACCCAGGAACTCGGCGTCAACCTGGCGGGTGTGGAAGAAGTCATGCGGCTTCAACACGAGCTCGACGACATGCAAGACGAGTTTGAGCAGGAGATCGAGCGCATTGAGAACGAGATCCGCGCCCAGGTGGCCCAGCCACTGCCTGCGCCGGGCCAAGTGCTGAGCGCCCAGGACCGGCCCGTGTATGTGATCAGCATTGCCGCCGAACTGGTGGACATGCACCCGCAGACGTTGCGGCTCTACGAGCGCAAGGGACTGATTCGTCCGGGGCGCAGCAGCGGCAAGACCCGGCTGTACTCCGAGCGCGATATCGAGCACCTGCGCGAGATCCGCCGCCTGACCCAGGAACTCGGCGTCAATTTGGCGGGCGTCGAGGAGATCATGCGGCTGCGCTTTGAACTCGACGCCAACCGGGGCCGCCTGGAGCACCGCATCGCCGACATTCAGCAGGACATCACCGAGCGTATGACCCGCTGGCGTGAGCTGCCTGCCCCTTCCGGGCCGGAAGACGCCAGTGACTAG
- a CDS encoding metallophosphoesterase, producing the protein MTVTRPPNLLPMSQTLWVVGDIHGALGKLRLLLLRAGLTDFDGSWRGGKAHLVFLGDYLDRGEDGAGVLRLVRTLQRQAPLVGGRVDALLGNHEVMFLAALLFRQKDRRDDLGFYDYWHSNGGQPRDMALIEPSDLGWLAERPAMLRVGPWLMQHADSAMYLKLGSSVPEVNARVAAKLASNDPKVWQEFLSAFAARLAFASQDGGPLIRRALDTFGSERIVHGHTPINLLLGTQGEEPGAPLPYAGRLCLDIDSAMAYIPGAGFITRLDEQGIAEVVPYPPLSFAR; encoded by the coding sequence ATGACCGTGACCAGACCGCCCAACCTCCTGCCGATGTCGCAGACCCTCTGGGTGGTGGGCGATATTCACGGCGCACTCGGCAAGCTTAGGCTGCTGCTGCTACGGGCGGGCCTCACCGATTTCGACGGCTCCTGGCGCGGTGGCAAGGCCCATCTGGTGTTTCTGGGCGATTACCTCGACCGGGGCGAGGACGGTGCGGGTGTGCTGCGGCTGGTCCGCACCTTGCAGCGTCAGGCTCCGCTGGTGGGGGGCCGGGTGGACGCGCTGCTGGGCAACCATGAGGTGATGTTTCTGGCGGCGCTGCTGTTTCGCCAAAAAGACCGCCGCGACGATCTGGGCTTTTACGATTATTGGCACAGCAACGGCGGCCAGCCGCGCGATATGGCCCTGATCGAACCCAGCGACCTGGGCTGGCTCGCCGAGCGCCCGGCCATGCTGCGGGTCGGTCCCTGGCTGATGCAGCACGCCGACAGCGCCATGTACCTCAAACTGGGCAGCAGCGTGCCGGAAGTCAATGCCAGGGTGGCGGCCAAACTCGCCTCCAACGATCCGAAAGTCTGGCAGGAATTCCTGAGCGCCTTCGCCGCGCGCCTCGCCTTCGCCAGCCAGGACGGCGGCCCGCTCATCCGGCGAGCGCTGGACACCTTCGGCAGTGAGCGGATCGTGCATGGCCACACGCCCATTAACCTGCTGCTCGGCACCCAGGGCGAGGAACCCGGTGCGCCGCTGCCCTACGCGGGTCGGCTGTGTCTCGACATTGACAGTGCGATGGCCTATATCCCCGGCGCGGGTTTCATCACCCGTCTCGACGAGCAGGGCATTGCCGAGGTGGTGCCGTACCCACCGCTGAGTTTTGCCCGCTGA
- the lepB gene encoding signal peptidase I, protein MTRFWRTRFWKEAALPLLVLWFLSTFGLTIARVDGNSMNPSLHTGQVMLLLKFPRWGHAWHLTALPYRRGDVVIFKAPPESEYAWETLNVLGLGLRHRPYNIKRVVGLPGDVVELRGGQLRVNGQAVADPHASGPAAQDEPPSQVPPNTVYVLGDNRVLAESVDSRFYGPVYVGDVAGTANISLWPPERVGGP, encoded by the coding sequence ATGACCCGCTTCTGGCGCACCCGCTTCTGGAAGGAGGCTGCCCTGCCGCTGCTGGTGTTGTGGTTCCTGTCCACCTTCGGCCTGACGATTGCCCGCGTGGACGGCAACAGCATGAACCCCAGCCTGCATACGGGGCAGGTCATGTTGCTGCTCAAATTCCCGCGCTGGGGCCACGCCTGGCATCTGACGGCCCTGCCCTACCGGCGCGGCGACGTGGTGATCTTCAAGGCCCCGCCCGAGAGCGAGTACGCCTGGGAAACGCTGAACGTGCTGGGCCTGGGCCTGCGCCACCGACCCTACAACATCAAGCGGGTGGTGGGTCTGCCCGGCGACGTAGTGGAACTTCGCGGGGGCCAGTTACGCGTGAACGGGCAGGCGGTGGCCGACCCCCACGCCAGTGGCCCCGCCGCGCAGGACGAGCCGCCCAGCCAGGTGCCGCCGAACACGGTCTATGTGCTGGGCGACAACAGGGTGCTGGCCGAGAGCGTGGACTCGCGCTTCTACGGGCCAGTGTACGTGGGCGATGTGGCGGGCACGGCGAATATCAGTCTGTGGCCTCCAGAGCGGGTGGGCGGGCCGTAA